The Sporohalobacter salinus genomic sequence GATTGAAATTGTTGCTCCTCTAAGAGAATGGGAGTTTGGCTCTAGAGAGGAACAGATTGATTATGCTAATAAAGAAGGAATTTCAGTAGGAGCTACAAAAGAGAATCCATATAGTATTGATCGGAATCTCTGGGGGATCAGCATTGAGTGTGGTGTTTTAGAAGATCCTGCTCAAGAACCTCCGGCTGAAGTTTATCAAATTACAAATGATCCAGAAGAAGCTCCGGATGAACCAGAATACTTAGAAGTTACTTTTGAAAATGGGGAACCTATAGCCTTGAATGGTAAAGAGTATGGTCCAGTAGAATTAGTAGATAAGTTAAATAAAATTGCAGGTAAACATGGTGTTGGCCGCGTGGATATGGTTGAGAATAGATTAGTTGGTATTAAATCGCGTGAGATCTATGAGGCACCAGCAGCAACTGTTTTATTGACTGCTCATAGACATCTTGAGGATCTAGTGTTGGATAGAGAAACAGCTCATTATAAAGAAGTAATTTCTGAAAAATATGCAGAATTGACTTATTATGGACAGTGGTTTTCCCCATTAAAGGAAGCTTTAGATGCTTTTGTAGAAAGTACTCAAAAGTATGTAACAGGAACAATTAAGTTAAAACTATATAAAGGTAATGCTACTGTAGTTGGTAGAATATCTGATGAGTCTTTATACCAGGAGAATTTAGCTACTTATGAAAAATCAGATATTTTTAATCATGATGCAGCTGTAGGTTTTATTGAGCTTTTTGGTCTACCGTTAAAGGTCAATAGTTCAGTTCATAACGAGAAGTAAATATCTTAAATTAAGGAGGGGAAGAAGGATGAATATTAGAATTAAGAAGGCAGAAATTGGTGA encodes the following:
- a CDS encoding argininosuccinate synthase, which produces MNKKDIDKIVLAYSGGLDTSVAVKWLQDKYDAEVIAFAADVGQNEDLEPVKEKALETGAIKAYVEDLKEEFLTDYAFEGLKAGAKYEAKYPLATAYSRPLIAKKMIEVAKKEGADAVAHGCTGKGNDQVRFDVSFQALAPGIEIVAPLREWEFGSREEQIDYANKEGISVGATKENPYSIDRNLWGISIECGVLEDPAQEPPAEVYQITNDPEEAPDEPEYLEVTFENGEPIALNGKEYGPVELVDKLNKIAGKHGVGRVDMVENRLVGIKSREIYEAPAATVLLTAHRHLEDLVLDRETAHYKEVISEKYAELTYYGQWFSPLKEALDAFVESTQKYVTGTIKLKLYKGNATVVGRISDESLYQENLATYEKSDIFNHDAAVGFIELFGLPLKVNSSVHNEK